The Campylobacter curvus genome includes the window CAAATGCCATTAGTATTTAACATGGCTATGCGAGCGACGGAGCATTAATCAAATCGTAACCAAGCTTTTTATATAATCAAAAAATTTCAAAAAGGATACATTTGCAAACCAACGTCGCAAGCGAGCTTAGCATACTTGTCACCTTAGCTTTCATCATTTTCGCATCGCCTTATATCTCCAGGATATTGCGCGTGCAAGTAGCTCCGGTCGAGATAATGCTAGGCGCGCTCGCAGGCTACATCGGCGTCATAGGCGAAAACGAAATTTTCGGGCTCATTAGCGAGGTAGGCTTTTTCTTTTTGATGTTTTTAGCGGGCATGGAGATAGATCTAAGGATGCTGATAAACATCGACCGCAAAATTTTAAGGCTAGGCTGCATCTATCTGGCGCTCATCTACCTGCTAGCAGCTGTGCTGACCTTTAGTTTAGATCTTAGTACGCTTTATATCATCATCATACCGATAATGGCTGTAGGCATGATATTTACGCTGTTTAAAGAGTATGGCAAGCAGCAAGAGTGGCTAAATTTAAGCATGCTGATCGCCACTATCGGCGAGCTCATAAGTATCATGCTTTTGACGTTTGCGGCGGCTTATTTGCAGTTTGGCGCTGGCGTGAAGCTGTGGCTTACTATCACCTATCTAGTCGCGTTTTTAGCACTTAGTGTGCTTGGCTTTAAGCTTTTAAACGTCATATTTTGGTGGTATCCAAGCCTTAAGGTCGTGCTGATGCCTCACTATGACAAGGACGAAAAGGATATCCGCCTTAGTATCGCCGTATTTTTCGCCATGGTCGCACTCATGATATATCTAAATTTAGAGGTGGCGTTTGGTGCGTTTATCGCAGGTATGTTCATCGCGACGTTTTTTGATCACAAAAAAGACCTGCCGCACAAGCTAGCCAGCTTTGGCTTTGGCTTTTTGGTGCCGACCTTTTTTGTGCATATCGGCTCGACCTTCAAGCTTGCAAATTTATCCTCGCCTGACGTGCTCGAGCAAGCGGCGTTCATATTTGCCGCGATGCTTGGCTGCAGGCTCGTTGCGAGCGTGGTATTTTTAAATTTGCTTAAATTTAAAGGTATCGTGCTTTACGCACTTTCTCAGTCGATGCCGCTGACACTTCTCATCGCCGTTGCTACGATAGCACACAAAACGGGCGAGATAAGCGAAAATTCTTACACCTCTTTCATCCTAGCAAGCCTTATGCAAGCTATAATATCAACGATAGCAATCAAAATTTTAATGAGCCTTAAAAGCCAAACGAAAGGATAAACGATGCGCGAAACCGCGACACTCACGGACAACAGAACGGGTAAAAGCTACGAATTCCCGATATTAAAAGGCACGATGGGACCCGATGTGATCGACATCTCGACGTTTTTTAGCGACACAGGGATGTTCACCTTTGACCGCGGCTACACCTCGACTGCGATGTGCCGCTCGTCTATCACCTACATCGACGGGCTAAAAGGCGAACTGATGTATCGGGGCTACGACATCGCCTATCTCGCCGAGAATAAGACCTTTTTGGACGTGGCGTATCTGCTTTTAAACCGCGAGCTGCCAAACAAAGCCCAATACGACGCCTTTAAGCTCGAACTCAAAAAGCGCAGTTTCATCCACGAGGGTATGCTTAAAATTTTTGACGCATTCCCTGACAAAGCCCACCCTATGGCGATCTTGCAAGCGGCAGTCTCGGCGCTCTCGGCGTTTTATTTCGATCATCTCAATATGGACAAGCCAGAAGAATACCACGAGATGGCGATGCGAATCATCGCAAAGATCCCGACTATCGCGGCGTTTTACTACCGCTTTTCACGCGGACTACCGATCATCTATCCAAATTTAGACCGTGGCTTTACCGAAAATTTTCTCTACATGATGCGCAGCTACCCTTACGAGCATGTCGATCTTAAGCCTATCGAAGTCAAGGCGCTTGACACCGTCTTCATGCTGCACGCCGATCACGAGCAAAACGCCTCCACCACGACCGTGCGCACCGTGGGCTCGACACACGCACACCCGTATGCGTGCATCTCTGCTGGCATCGGCGCGCTGTGGGGCTGGGCGCATGGCGGAGCGAACGAGGGCGTCATCCGCCAGCTAGAAGAGATCGGCTCGGTCGCAAACGTCGATAAATACATCGCTCGCGCCAAGGACAAGAACGATCCGTTTAGGCTGCTTGGCTTTGGACACCGCGTGTATAAAAATTTCGACCCGCGCGCGAAGGTGCTAAAAAAGATGCGCGACCAGCTAGTTAGCGAGATCGGTATCAACTCCGAACTCATCGCGATTGCCAATCGCATCGAGGAGATCGCGCTAAATGACGAGTATTTCGTCAGTCGCAACCTCTATCCGAACGTCGATTTTCACTCGGGACTCATCTTAAAAGCCCTTGGCATACCAAACGATATGTTCGCCGTGATCTTCGTCATCGGCCGCACGCCGGGCTGGATCAGCCAGTGGATCGAGCTAAAAGAGCAAGGCAGCATCAAGATCGTGCGCCCTCGCCAGCTGTATGTTGGGGAAACCAACCGCACACCAAAACAATAGGAAGCATCTTAAATTTTGAAAAGCATAGATGATCTACTAGCCCTTGCCAAGGTCGCCGCACTGGCTGCCGGCGAGCAGATAAAAAGGCATTATGAGAATTTCACGCTCACGCTAAAGGCCGACCGCTCACCGCTCACTAGCGCCGATCTGGCCGCAAACGAGGCTATCATCAAAATTTTAAGCCAAAGCGGCCTGCCCGTTTGCTCGGAGGAGAAAATTTTAGAGCCTAAAAGCTGCGAAAATTTAGAGCGGTTCTGGCTAGTAGACCCGCTTGACGGCACGAAAGAATTCATCGCCAAAAACGGAGAATTTTGCGTTTGTATCGCCTTGATAGAAAACCAACGCCCTACCCTTGGCGTGATATTCATCCCCCACACGAACGAGCTTTTTTACGCGAGCGCGGGCGGAGCTTTTAAGGAAATTTTGGACGCAAGAGGTCAAATTTTAACCAAAACAAATCTACGCCAAAGCAGGCAAAACGGCAAAAATTTCATCCTTCTAAGTCATAGGAGCAAAAGCCTAAAAGCAAAAGCTATCGCTGCAAAACTCAGTCTAAATCATGCTAAAATAGGCTCTGCGATAAAATTTTGCCGCCTGGCGGAGGGAAGCGGCGGCGTTTATGCGAGATTTAGCCCCAGCTGCCTTTGGGACAATGCCGCAGGCGACGCGATAGTCTGCTTTAGCGGCGGGGCGGTCGTGGACACTAACACGCATCTACCGCCAAGATACGACATAAAAACGCTCGCCAGTCCTCATTTCATAGCCCTAAGCCGCGAAAATTTAGTGCTTTTAGAGCCTATCTTAGACCTTTGCGAGGATAAAATTTAGGCAAATCGGCTCGACCGCCAATTTCGATCACTCATGCCTGTCTGAAAGCCGCCATTTCTCCTCTTCAAGGTCGATCTGATACAAAAATCTACGTATCAGCTCCTCATCGATGCGCGGATCTTTGTTTAGCTACGCTAGCACGCGGCGTTGCTCGCTTAGGATAGCAAAATACCTCTCTTTCGCGTCCGCAGTGATACCGCAGCTATCGGCTGAAACCTGAAAGCTCCACGCCTTTTTTCGCAGTTGAAGTAAAAAGCTCTCGTCATTTTTAAAGTGGCTTTGCATAAAATTTAGCGACGCTTGCGCTAGTGTCTTTCGTATTAGCGTCTCCGCCTGCGTGGCGGGCATATGATCGTCAAATTCAGGCATTTTCGCTTTTTTAATGAGTAGTGAAAGCGTGAGTCCCTGCACCACAAGCGTCATCAAGATCGCCACAAAGGTGATGAAAAGTATGAGATCGCGGTGCGGAAACGCCTGCGTACCAGCCATTATCGGTATCGACAAAGCAGACGCCAGAGACACGACACCGCGCATGCCAGCCCAGCCGATCACGAGCGGTGCGCCGTTGCCGGGGTATTTATCGTCGGCGACCTCGATGAAATTTTTCATTATCAAGGTAACTATCGCTGCGCCGTAAGAGGCGAAGATACGCACGACGATGAGCACCGCCGTCACGAGCAGTCCGTAGCCGGTCGCGGTGATGAGCGAGACGCCCTCTCTTTGCAGCCCTTCTAAAATTTGCGGCAAGTCAAGCCCTATGAGCGCAAACACAAGACCGTTTAAGATGAAGATGAAATTTCGCCACACGGGCACGGCGTGAGTGCGCGTGGTAGCGTCAAACATCTCGTTTCGCTTCGTCGAGAGATATAGCCCTCCGGTGACCACCGCGAGCACGCCCGAGGAGTGGATCTCCTCGGCCAAAATATACATCGCATAAGGCGTCATGAGCGTTAGGATCGTATCCATATTTGCATCAAAAGGCAAAATTTTATGCAGCCTGCAAACGATAAATGCCACTGCAAGCCCCGCTCCCACGCCTCCTGCGATCATCCAGATAAAACTGCCCACCGCCTCGTACCAGACAAACTGCCCCGTCGTGACCGCGACCGCCGCAAAGCGAAAGATGATGAGTGAGGAGGCGTCATTTAGCAGACTCTCGCCCTCCAGTATCGCCGAGACGCGCTTTGGCACTTTGACGAATTTCAATATCACAGCCGCGCTCACAGCATCAGGCGGCGAGACGATGGCACCCAGCAAAAAGCCAAGTGCGAGCGAAAAGCCCGGTATCAGCCAGTTTGCGACGAGTGCAACGGCAGCAGCGGTGATGAAAACCACGACGAAAGCAAAGCCGCCGATCATGCGCCTCCACTTCCAAAACTCCTTAAACGATACCGCCCACGCGGCTTCGTAAAGCAATGGAGGCAAAAATACGATGAAAATGAGCTGAGGATCGATGCGGACGTGTGGTAAATTTGGCACGAAGCTAATCGCCAGCCCGCCAAGGACTAAAAGTATCGGATAGGCGATCTTTAGGCGGTTTGCGAGCATCATTAGAGCTACGATCAGCGCGAGCAGTCCAAGAAATAGCAAGAATTTTTCGGTCATTTTTTATCCTAAATTTAAATGTGCGAGTATAACAAAATGAGGCTTACGGGCGGTTTATCTTACGGCAGCTCACCTGCGTGGGGTCAAAATTCGTAGAATTCTTAGCATAGTCAAAACTTCGCTACGAACAAGATAAGTGGTAGCTGACCGCGCGTCTAATCGTGCTGCAAAACAAATCAAATCTCCTCAAAAAGAAACAACGCACTAAACAGCTTTGCGGTCTCTTTTACGAGCCCGAGGGCGTATTTGTTTATCTTCTCGCCCTTTATCTCCTTGTCGTTGTCATAAATTCTCATCTTATTTTTCTTTACATACTCCGCAAACATCAAACCTATCTGCTCGAGAGAATTTTTACCGTCAAATTCAAGCCCGATGAGATAGTCCGTATTTTTGATGTTTTCATTAAAATTTAGCTCGCTGGCAAAGGCGATATCGGGCTTTTCGTGATTTAAAAAATACCTCAAATAATCCGCCACATAAGGCTTTAGTCTCGATCTGCCCGGCTCATACTCGATATTTTTAAATTCCTTCACGGCCAGTGCGACATTATCGTTTACAGAGAGTAGTTTTACAAACGCCAGATATACATTTAGCTTCTGCTCGGGCAAAAGCTCTAAAATTTGAGACAAATTTATACTAGCAGGATACATTTTGTGAAAGACTTCGCACAGCCAGTCGATGTTTTCTGGCATATATTGATCGTCAGCATTTAGCCAAGAGCCATCCTCTTTTTTGAAATTTATTATGATATGAAGCTTATTTACGTCGCTTGGTCCGATCTGCTTATCGGCGACCTTGGCGTAGGCGTCCTTATGTACGATGAGGCTTTGTCTAAACGCTCTGTTTGTAAGAAAGTCCAAAAGCTGCTCGGACTCTATCCTGTCTTTAAATTTCTCGTTTTTATACGTATCGATATCGCTAGCGCCAAGATCAGGCCTAAATATATCCGACAGATCGCTCTCGCAAAGATAGGCAAGTCCGTTTTTATCAAGGTCGCCAGCAAAATCCTTAAAATAAAAAGGATCATTCACATGCTCGAGGTATTCGTGCAGGATATAATGATCCTTTTGAGCTTTTATGTTATCGATCCACTTTAAAAGCGAGGATACAGGTGTCTCTTTGTCTATTTTACCGCTCTGCACCTTATCTTGCAGGTATTTCTCGTAAATTTTAAGCGCCTCTTTGGCGGCCTTTAGCCTACCCTGCGCACTTTGCTCATCTTTGGATGCCAGATACATCAAATCGCGCAAGATATCCTTCATCTTCCAGCCAGGATAGGTGTTATACGAGATGAAAGCCACGCCGTTTTGGCTTAAATTTTCTTTTATGACGCGCAGGATCGCCTCTTTGACGAAGTCCGGTACCCAGCTATAAACGCCGTGAGCGATGATGTAGTCAAATTTCTGCACTCCGACATCAGCTGCGCTAAATTTGCAGATATCTTTTTGCACGAGGGTTAAATTTTTTATACCGATCTCGCCTAAAATTTCGCGCCCGCGCTTTATTTGCTCGCCGCTTAGATCGACGCCGACTAGCTTTGCGTTTGGATTATGCAGGGCAAATGGTATGAGGTTGCCGCCAAAGCTACATCCTATCTCTAAGATCCTAGCGTTTTGACTGGATGCGGGCTCGATGCCAAGCAGCGCCGCGCACGCCTCCAGCCTCAGAGGCGAGCACTGCGGGAAGGCGCTAGAGGTGTAAGTAAGCTCATCGTATGATCTTTTTATGTCGTTTTGTATGTCGCTCATCTTCGTCCTTTAAATTTCGCTTTGGTTGGTAAATTTAGACTAAAACGCCCTGTTTTTTATGAGCTCGAGTGTATTTTTAGCATCGTCTTGCGGCTTTAGCACCAGATCTGCGCGCACGATCTTGCCGCCTTTTATGATGAGAGTCTGGCGAAAATAAAATTTCTTGCCGTCCCCGCTTGAAAACACGGGAAGCTCCAGCGCACGCTCAAGGGCGAAATCAGCGTCGTTTAAGAACATGAATTGCGCGCCGGTGTCCTCTTTGAATTTTATCTGCTCCGCAAGATCTTGCGTCCCGATAGCCACGACCATAAAGCCAAGCTCGTTAAATTCGCTCATCAGTCTTTTGTATTCGCCCGCTTGCACGGTGCAGCCGGTCATGCCCTCGGTGTTTTTGAGCTGTTCGCTTAAAAATTTGCCGCTCTCGCCCATCTTAGGATACAAAAATACGACGCAATCATGCGTCCTGGCAAACGCCGAAAAGTCGAAATCCTCGCCCTTTAGACCCTTTAAATGTATGCTCGTAGGAATTTTGATCATATCGATCCTTTAAAATTTTAATGAAATCTTAAGCGCATTATAACATTTAAATTTAATTATATTCAGCTATATTTCAACAAAGTATTATATTTAAACGAATGCTTCGCAAATCTTACTTGCTCCACAAAGTGCCGAACGTGTAGCACGATTTTTTGCTTCGACTTCGTCTTGCAACTGCGAGCAGACAGCGGTCAACTACCGCTTCCCTCAAAATCGGCGACGTCTGCTTGCAGTTGCGAAGCAAAATAGTGTCGCTTCATAAGATTTGACTACGCTGGAACGAAACCTTGAAATTTCATCCGATAAATTTAGCTCACTTGCTCTTGGTATTAAAAAAATATACCAAAAACAGCACGCCAAAGCTGATAGCAAGCATCAAGGCGGCATATACGTGCGCCTTTGTATAATCAAGCATCTCGACCGCCTCGAATATCGCGATACTAGCGACCTTCGTCTCGCCGGCGACACTTCCGCCTATCATCAACACGACGCCAAATTCCCCCATCGTATGCGCAAAACTAACGACGATCGCCGTCAGCAAGCTTGGCTTGATATTTGGCAAGATCACGCGAAAAAGCGTCTCGAATTTACCCTTGCCAAGCGAATAACTAGCCTCAAACAAGCTCTTACTGAGGCTATTTAGCCCCGCATAGACAGGCTGAAACATAAAAGGAAGCGAATATATGCAGCTTGCTACGACCAGTCCCGTGAAGTTAAAAACGAGCCTGATGTCAAACACGCTCTCGAAAAATTTACCGATCGGCGAATAAGGCGAAAGAAATATGAGCAGATAAAAGCCTAAAACGCTAGGTGGCAGCACGAGTGGCAAAGAGATTACGGCCTCGATGACGGGCTTGCCCCAAAAATCCCTGCGCGACATCGCATAAGCCAAAGCAAGCACTACGAAAAAGAGTATGGCGCTTGAAACCAAAGAGAGCTTTAAAGATAGATAAAACGGCGAGAAATCTATATCAAACATGGCTCGCTCGCATCGTTTGTGGGTAAATCCCATTTAAATTTACGTCCGATCTAGCGTGCATTTTCGCCCTCTATCTTTTGCAAATTTACATTAAAGGCCTTTGCGCTCACGGTGACGATATCGCCCGCCTTTAGCCCGGCCGCTTCGTCGCAGCTTAGCACTATCTCGCAAAGCTGCTGGCCCACGAGCACAAGCGCTACAAATATCGCGTCGCAGCGTTTTATCTCTAAAATTTTGCCGTTAAATGCAAATTTTTGAGAGCCGGACTGCTTTAAAAACACCTCCGCAGGGCTCGCCGCGGTGCTTACCTTACCGCCATCAAGCACGAAAACTTTCGAGCAAAGCTTATAGATCTCGCCCACATCGTGACTAACGAGCACTACGCTCATCTTGAATTCGGCGTGAAGCGCTTGCAAATAATCTTGTAGCTTGCCTCTCATATCGTTATCAAGTGCACTTAGCGGCTCGTCAAGCAGTAAAATTTCAGGTCGTCTCATCAGCGCACGAGCGAGCGCCACACGCTGTTTTTGACCGCCGGAGAGCTTTGAGATACGTGCATCTTTTAAGCTGCCTAACTCGCACATGGCTAAAAGCTTATCCGCAAGCTGCTTGTCTTTGTTTGCAAAGAGTAAATTTTCAAGCAAGTTCATATTTTCAAACAGGGCGTAATCCTGAAACAAAAACCCGATATTTCGCTTTTGTGCCGGTAAATTTACGTTTTCGTCGAAAAAGACTCGTTCGCCGACCTTGATACGTCCGCTATCTGGCGTCTCAAAGCCGGCCAGCAAGCGTAAGATAGTCGTTTTGCCGCCGCCGCTCTTGCCGTAAAGCGCGACGAATTCACCGCGATTTATCTGTAAATTCGCATCAAGGACGAATCTCCCGCTAGCGCCGCTGAGCTCTTTTTTGCACGAAATTTCAATCATCGATGCCGCTTATGTGGACGCAGGTCGATTTGATATAGGCAAAGACGCTGTCGCCCTCGTTTAAATTCAGCTCATTGCAAGAAAGGCTGGAGATTATGCTCTCAAACTCGAACTGAGCGAATTTCAGATGAATAACACTTAAAATTTCGCCCTTTGAAATTTTAAGTATTTTGCATGGAAGTTCGTTTCTTATCGAGCAGTTTTGAAGCTTTGAAGTAGCGATTATCACATCGGAGCTTTTGAAATTTAGCCTGACGTTAAGGCCCTCGCGCAAACGACTGTGATCGCCAAGGGCCAACATATAGATGACGGCGTCAGTATCTGAAATTTGAAATTTATAGCAACCGACGCCATCACGCTCAAGTATTTGTAAAATTTGCGCTTTTATCATTTAGCCGGGACGTTGTAGCCAAATTTTTTGAAAATTTCCCTACCTTTATCGCCCAAAACGAAGTCGTAAAATGCCTTTGCTTCCGCGTTATTTTCGGCGCGTTTAGTTATCACGATACCTTGATCGATCGGAGTGTAGAGCTTTGGATCTACAAATGCGTAGTTCACGCCCTCTTTGTATTTTGACATTTTCTCGTCAAACAGCGCGCTAGCCGCGATAAATCCGACATCAGCAGCACTTAGAGCCTGAGAGAGGGTCTCTGAAATTTTTTGCGCATAGACGATATGTTTTTCGACTTTATCGAACAATTTCGCGTTTTTGAGCGCTTCGATACTTGCCTTGCCGTAAGGTGCGGTCTCAGGATTTGCTATCGAGATGGATTTTAGCCCCACGACTACGTTTAGTCCTTTTTTGAAGTCGATATTTCTGATAGAAAACATCGCAAGCGCGCCTTGTGCATAAATTACCGGCTTGGTTGCTGCAAATCCGCTGTCATATACCTTTTGAGTAAAGCCCATGTCAGCAGCCATGAAGATATCGGCAGGCGCGCCGTTTTGTATCTGCGTAGTGAGGCCGCCGCTCGCGCCAAGTGTCACATTTACCTTTGTTTGCGGGCTGACCTTGGCAAATTCGCTGATGAGCTCAGGGAAAGCGTATGTCGTATTTGCCGCCGCATAGACTGTTATATCCCCCGCAAATGCGCTGATAGCAAGCGTAATGCTCGCAACTATCGAAGAAAGAAATTTTTTCATTTATACTCCTATTATGATTTGTGATGATTTTACTACCGCTGTCAGCTCGTCGCCGACGCCTATTTGCATATCCATAGCGCTATCTTTTGTGATTATAGCGGTCAGGGTCTGCTCGTCGCTTAGTTTCATCGTTATCTCGGCGCTAACCACCCCTATTTTGGCCTCTATGACCTTGCCTTTTAGCTGATTTCGCGTGCTGAGATTAAGCTTCTCGTCGCCTTTTACCAGGATGACAGCCGGGGCTTTGAATATAAAAACGACCTTTTTGCCGACCTTTAGGGCTAAACTTTTCTCGCTTTCGACCGTGATAGTCGCGCTTAGAGTGCTGCCGTTGCTAAGGCGAGCGATGACTTCGGTATTCACCGCACCTGAGTTTATATGCGTTATCTCGCAGCATAGCTGGTTGCGAGCGCTTAAATTCATGCTCATGCGCTGTAAATTCACGATATCGACATCGTTAAAATCGACCTTCTCGCAGATCCTTTGTAAAAAATCTTTCTGCGCTTCAAGTATCGCATCGTAAATTTCGATCATCTTTTCGCCGTATTCGCTTAGCTCCGAGCCGCTATTTTTCTTGTTTCCGTCCGCACGAACTATGAGAGGCTTGTGACTTTTATTGTTGAGAGTATCGAGACTGTCCCAAGCATTTTTATACGAGATGCCGACAAAATCGGCCGCCTTGGTTATGCTTTTTGTCTTTTTTACCGCTTTAAGAAGCTGTATATGCTTTGCTAAAACTTGTGTATCTTCGCTCAAAAACAGCTCTAAATTTACGTCCGATTTCACCTTTTTCCTTTCTATATAATAATTTAATTTCGTAAGTATAGCTCATGCTATATATTAATTTACTTAAAATTTCAAATAAAGTGTTTTAATTCTTTTAAAGTTTCAAAAGGATAAAATCTAGACTAATTTTTAAAATTTTAGGCTATTATAGGACATTTTATGAGAATTTTGCTGGCTATTTTCTTTAGCACGCTACTAGCTTTTGCAAACCCTAGCACAAACGAAGCGGACGAATTCGACGTGGAATTTGACGCCAAAGCCAACACCTTTGACCCACTAAGCGGCTACAACCGCGTGATGACGAATGTGAACGATTTTATATATTCAAACATACTCACTCCTGCCGCCAAGGGCTATGCCTACGTAGTTCCCGAGCCCGCGCGCACCGCGATCTCAAACTTTTTTGACAATCTCATGTTCCCTATCCGCTTCGTAAATAACGTGTTACAGCTTAAATTCCAAAACGCAGGTGAGGAGACGCTGAGATTTCTTGCAAATACGATAATCGGCTTTGGCGGACTGACCGACGGCGCGAAATACTACGGACTAAAAGAGCACGACGAGGATCTGGGGCAGACGCTAGGATACTGGGGCGTAGGCAGCGGTTTTCATATCGTTTGGCCGATCTTAGGACCTTCAAATTTAAGAGATACTGCGGGCATGGTGGGAGATTATTTCGCAAATCCTATCAGCTACGTGAAGCCAAGAGAGCTATCCATCGGTATAGGCGCGTTTAAATACCTAAACGACTTCTCGCACGATCCGACGGCCTACGATAAGCTCAAAAAAGACGCGATCGATCTTTATCCGTTTTTACGCGACGGCTACGAGCAAAGACGCGAACACCTAATCAAGGAATGAATATGAAAATTTTTAAAATTTTACTCGCTGCGGTGCTATTTGCGTGTAGCCTTTGGGCGGTCTCTGAAAACGAGATCAAGCAAGAGGTGACTAAGCGCACAGACGAAGCTATCAAGGTGCTAAAAGATACAAATTTAGACAACGCGGCAAAGAGTAAGGCCTTGTTTGCGATATTCGATCCGTTGTTTGACTTTAAGCAAATGGCTAAAATCAGCCTTGGCAAGCGCTACAACAGCCTAAGTGCCAGCGAGCAAAAGCAGTTTGACGAGGCTTTCGAGCAAAAGCTAAAAAGCTCATACATCGATAAGCTACTTAGCTACACCAATCAAGAAATAAACATAAAAGACGCGAGCAAACCTCAGCCAAATCGCTACTGGCTAAATTCCGAGCTCATAAGCGAGGGCAAACCCTATGAGTTCGTCTATAAATTTTACGACGCGAAGGAGCGCGGCTGGCTAATATATGATATCGATATCATAGGCGTGAGCATCATCCAGACATACCGCAGTCAGTTTGCCGACCTACTTGACAACGCCGATTTTGCGACACTGATAGCAAAGCTAAATCAAACAACCCTACCAAATCAAGGCGACAAATAGCCCTTGATGCGCGCTATTTTTAAATTTATCCTGACCTTTGACAAGCTCATCATCGCGCTTGTCTTGGCATTAAGCGCGCTATTTGGCTACTTTAGCACGAAGCTTAGCATAGACGCCTCGGCGGAAACGCTCCTGCTGGAACACGACCCCGATCTTGAGGCCTGGCGCGAAATTTCAAAACGCTACATCTCACCGACCTATCTTGTAGTGACCTATACGCCCAAAAATGGCGATCTGCTAGCTAACGAGAGCCTTGATCTCATCAAAAATTTAAGCGACGAACTGGCCAAAAACGATATGGTGCAAAACGTCCTTTCTATCCTGAACGTCCCGCTCCTTGAGAGCGTAGATGGCGGGCTGACGGGTATTTTCAAGCACACTCCTACGCTGATGGATGCGGATATAAACAAAAGCAAGGCAAGGGAGGAATTCTCACGTAGCCCCCTTTATAGCGGCAACCTCATCAGCAAAGATCTAAAAACCACGGCGATCGTGCTAAATTTAAAGGACGACGAGAAATTTAACGAGCTTTTAAACGAGCGAAACGAGCTTAGTTTAAAAGAGCAAAACGGCACGATAAGCGCAGCCGAAAATGTGAAATTTGAAGAGGTGAAGGTCGAGTTTAAGCGCTACCGAGACGAGCTCAGGGTCAAGGAACATGAAAATTTAGAGCGCATAAAAGCCAGCATCGCGAAATTTAACAGCCAAAATAGCTTATTCCTGGGCGGCGCAAACATGATAGCCGATGATATGATAAGCTTTGTCAAAAGCGATCTTTACATCTACGGCATCAGCGTTTTGCTGCTGCTTGGCTTTAGTTTGTGGCTATTTTTCAGGCAGATACGCTGGATAGTGCTGCCGATATTCATCTGCGCGGTGAGCGTAGTTTTTACGACCGGGATATTTGGGCTCTTTGGCTGGGAGGTAACGGTGATCAGCTCAAACTACATCGCCCTGCAGCTCATCATCACCATCTCCACGGTCATCCACCTCATCGTAAGCTACCGAGAATTTTACATAAAGCATCCAAAATACAGCCAAAGGCAGCTCGT containing:
- a CDS encoding redoxin domain-containing protein; protein product: MIKIPTSIHLKGLKGEDFDFSAFARTHDCVVFLYPKMGESGKFLSEQLKNTEGMTGCTVQAGEYKRLMSEFNELGFMVVAIGTQDLAEQIKFKEDTGAQFMFLNDADFALERALELPVFSSGDGKKFYFRQTLIIKGGKIVRADLVLKPQDDAKNTLELIKNRAF
- the modB gene encoding molybdate ABC transporter permease subunit — encoded protein: MFDIDFSPFYLSLKLSLVSSAILFFVVLALAYAMSRRDFWGKPVIEAVISLPLVLPPSVLGFYLLIFLSPYSPIGKFFESVFDIRLVFNFTGLVVASCIYSLPFMFQPVYAGLNSLSKSLFEASYSLGKGKFETLFRVILPNIKPSLLTAIVVSFAHTMGEFGVVLMIGGSVAGETKVASIAIFEAVEMLDYTKAHVYAALMLAISFGVLFLVYFFNTKSK
- a CDS encoding sulfate/molybdate ABC transporter ATP-binding protein, which produces MIEISCKKELSGASGRFVLDANLQINRGEFVALYGKSGGGKTTILRLLAGFETPDSGRIKVGERVFFDENVNLPAQKRNIGFLFQDYALFENMNLLENLLFANKDKQLADKLLAMCELGSLKDARISKLSGGQKQRVALARALMRRPEILLLDEPLSALDNDMRGKLQDYLQALHAEFKMSVVLVSHDVGEIYKLCSKVFVLDGGKVSTAASPAEVFLKQSGSQKFAFNGKILEIKRCDAIFVALVLVGQQLCEIVLSCDEAAGLKAGDIVTVSAKAFNVNLQKIEGENAR
- a CDS encoding TOBE domain-containing protein, encoding MIKAQILQILERDGVGCYKFQISDTDAVIYMLALGDHSRLREGLNVRLNFKSSDVIIATSKLQNCSIRNELPCKILKISKGEILSVIHLKFAQFEFESIISSLSCNELNLNEGDSVFAYIKSTCVHISGIDD
- the modA gene encoding molybdate ABC transporter substrate-binding protein, which codes for MKKFLSSIVASITLAISAFAGDITVYAAANTTYAFPELISEFAKVSPQTKVNVTLGASGGLTTQIQNGAPADIFMAADMGFTQKVYDSGFAATKPVIYAQGALAMFSIRNIDFKKGLNVVVGLKSISIANPETAPYGKASIEALKNAKLFDKVEKHIVYAQKISETLSQALSAADVGFIAASALFDEKMSKYKEGVNYAFVDPKLYTPIDQGIVITKRAENNAEAKAFYDFVLGDKGREIFKKFGYNVPAK
- a CDS encoding TOBE domain-containing protein; translation: MKSDVNLELFLSEDTQVLAKHIQLLKAVKKTKSITKAADFVGISYKNAWDSLDTLNNKSHKPLIVRADGNKKNSGSELSEYGEKMIEIYDAILEAQKDFLQRICEKVDFNDVDIVNLQRMSMNLSARNQLCCEITHINSGAVNTEVIARLSNGSTLSATITVESEKSLALKVGKKVVFIFKAPAVILVKGDEKLNLSTRNQLKGKVIEAKIGVVSAEITMKLSDEQTLTAIITKDSAMDMQIGVGDELTAVVKSSQIIIGV
- a CDS encoding MlaA family lipoprotein, with the translated sequence MRILLAIFFSTLLAFANPSTNEADEFDVEFDAKANTFDPLSGYNRVMTNVNDFIYSNILTPAAKGYAYVVPEPARTAISNFFDNLMFPIRFVNNVLQLKFQNAGEETLRFLANTIIGFGGLTDGAKYYGLKEHDEDLGQTLGYWGVGSGFHIVWPILGPSNLRDTAGMVGDYFANPISYVKPRELSIGIGAFKYLNDFSHDPTAYDKLKKDAIDLYPFLRDGYEQRREHLIKE
- a CDS encoding Tgt2/MlaC family protein produces the protein MKIFKILLAAVLFACSLWAVSENEIKQEVTKRTDEAIKVLKDTNLDNAAKSKALFAIFDPLFDFKQMAKISLGKRYNSLSASEQKQFDEAFEQKLKSSYIDKLLSYTNQEINIKDASKPQPNRYWLNSELISEGKPYEFVYKFYDAKERGWLIYDIDIIGVSIIQTYRSQFADLLDNADFATLIAKLNQTTLPNQGDK